A DNA window from Bradyrhizobium sp. CCBAU 53421 contains the following coding sequences:
- a CDS encoding LysR family transcriptional regulator: MQELDWDDLRYVLSLARTRRISGAAKKLGVNTTTVARRIARVEELLKARLFEHNAGILTPTSCGQIVISRAERIELDVDAVKESVTNADRVEAGKVRVTAMPLLLNHILIPALPAFLRSHGRLQIELAADPRNLSVTNREADVALRMARPDSECRLVARRVAMFDYAVYAMSNVNHALPWITYDATWSHLPHTRWMAKAMASDPESEASVRVNDSDLALHAVRAGLGRSLLPCRIADKIPELYRLSGARPVLSREMWLIVHPDLKHLARVRAVMSWIEQVMT; encoded by the coding sequence ATGCAGGAGCTCGATTGGGACGATCTGCGATACGTTCTCTCCTTGGCGCGCACGCGCCGCATCTCGGGCGCGGCGAAGAAGCTTGGCGTCAATACAACCACAGTCGCTCGGCGCATTGCGCGGGTTGAAGAGCTGTTGAAAGCGCGTTTGTTTGAGCACAACGCAGGCATTCTGACGCCGACCAGCTGCGGCCAAATCGTCATCAGCCGAGCCGAGCGCATCGAGCTTGATGTCGACGCGGTCAAGGAGAGCGTGACGAATGCCGACAGGGTTGAAGCCGGCAAAGTGCGCGTGACGGCAATGCCGCTGCTGCTAAACCATATTCTGATCCCCGCACTTCCGGCTTTCCTGCGATCGCACGGACGGTTGCAGATCGAACTTGCCGCCGACCCCCGCAATCTCAGTGTGACGAACCGCGAGGCCGACGTCGCCTTGCGGATGGCGCGACCGGATAGCGAGTGTCGCCTGGTCGCGCGTCGGGTCGCCATGTTCGATTACGCGGTCTACGCCATGTCGAATGTGAACCATGCTTTGCCTTGGATCACATATGACGCCACGTGGTCTCACTTGCCGCACACGCGTTGGATGGCGAAAGCGATGGCATCGGATCCGGAATCGGAAGCATCTGTTAGGGTCAATGACTCGGACTTGGCCCTCCATGCGGTTCGCGCCGGTTTGGGCCGGTCGCTGCTGCCCTGCCGCATAGCGGATAAGATTCCTGAGCTGTATCGTTTGAGCGGCGCAAGGCCTGTTCTCTCTCGCGAAATGTGGCTGATCGTCCATCCCGATCTCAAGCATTTGGCGCGCGTCAGAGCGGTGATGTCATGGATCGAGCAGGTCATGACCTAA
- a CDS encoding nuclear transport factor 2 family protein, with protein sequence MSAALSHRRLLTSVMFASATHIALLSTPVFADENQGTKPIQDPITGKENLGDLSEPQQALVQFYRAFNTRDLKMIDDNFAHSEEVAIDNPLGGIRRGMDVPHKMYEGIFKSPADVHVEFWDYTIHRAGDVFWAVGRERGTYHDGDAVKNLNIRTTRIYQLTNGRWRQMHHHGSIEDAGLLGDYQNAVRSASSRTQ encoded by the coding sequence ATGTCGGCCGCGCTGTCCCATAGGAGGTTGCTCACATCAGTCATGTTCGCTTCGGCAACCCATATCGCGTTGCTCTCAACGCCGGTTTTTGCCGATGAGAATCAAGGCACGAAGCCGATCCAAGATCCGATTACGGGTAAGGAGAATCTTGGAGATTTGAGCGAGCCTCAGCAGGCGTTGGTCCAATTCTACCGCGCCTTCAATACTCGCGATCTGAAGATGATCGACGACAACTTTGCCCATTCCGAAGAGGTCGCCATTGACAATCCTCTCGGAGGAATTCGGCGAGGGATGGATGTGCCGCACAAAATGTACGAGGGGATATTCAAGAGCCCGGCGGACGTTCACGTCGAATTTTGGGACTACACAATCCATCGTGCCGGCGATGTATTCTGGGCTGTAGGACGTGAGCGCGGCACGTACCATGATGGCGATGCCGTCAAGAATCTCAACATTCGCACGACACGCATTTATCAACTGACCAATGGTCGCTGGCGGCAGATGCACCATCACGGCTCAATTGAAGATGCTGGGCTTCTTGGCGACTATCAGAACGCCGTGCGTTCGGCGTCGTCCAGGACGCAGTAG
- a CDS encoding ATP-binding protein codes for MKLLRVLSLRGIGAQMAALVVVSIVALHLIITATFLIHRPDRPEPSDRWHTQLAATAQLLGHAPASERPRLQADVARAFPQLAIGDFASDASGLTETDTPSLHALRRLGAGYRVFQLPRETGGTPHDNGIRRVAIRLPDGAMFAANLMPDQHMRPFWGGPWMMTVLFAVISVTLLGLWAAWALTAPLSSFVKAAETFSLNGAAAPLPERGPEEIRSLAKALNRMRERITALIDDRTKMLAAISHDLRTPITRMRLRAEFIEDETHRHRMLRDLDQMRSMLESVLSFLRNDRKLEEMTLVDIASTLHLVTDQFADMGHKVSYEGPQHAMATARPADLHRSITNLVDNAVRFGGEVAVRLDVKTDRLVIDIEDDGPGISDAHKASVLEPFVRGDQARNMDEAEGFGLGLSIANAIVLAHGGTLSLHDRKPHGLVVRIELPARQQQLQSPRKSAA; via the coding sequence ATGAAGCTGCTGCGCGTGCTGAGTCTGCGGGGGATCGGCGCCCAGATGGCGGCGCTGGTCGTCGTCTCGATCGTCGCGCTGCACCTGATCATCACGGCCACCTTCCTGATCCATCGCCCCGACAGGCCCGAGCCGTCCGATCGCTGGCACACCCAGCTCGCCGCCACCGCGCAGCTGCTCGGGCACGCCCCGGCATCGGAGCGGCCGCGGCTCCAGGCCGACGTTGCGCGTGCCTTCCCGCAGCTGGCAATCGGTGATTTTGCGTCCGATGCCAGCGGCCTCACCGAGACCGACACGCCGAGCCTGCACGCGCTCCGCCGGCTCGGCGCCGGCTATCGCGTCTTCCAGCTGCCGCGCGAGACAGGCGGCACGCCGCATGACAACGGGATCCGCCGCGTCGCGATCCGCCTGCCCGACGGTGCCATGTTCGCCGCGAACCTGATGCCGGACCAGCACATGCGGCCGTTCTGGGGCGGACCATGGATGATGACGGTGCTGTTCGCCGTCATCAGCGTCACCCTGCTCGGCCTGTGGGCGGCCTGGGCGCTGACGGCGCCGCTGTCGTCCTTCGTCAAGGCCGCCGAGACCTTCAGCCTGAACGGCGCCGCAGCGCCGCTGCCCGAACGCGGCCCCGAGGAGATCCGCTCGCTGGCCAAGGCGCTGAACCGGATGCGCGAGCGCATCACGGCATTGATCGACGACCGCACCAAGATGCTGGCCGCCATCAGCCACGACCTGCGCACGCCGATCACGCGGATGCGGCTGCGCGCCGAATTCATCGAGGACGAGACCCATCGCCACCGCATGCTGCGCGACCTCGACCAGATGCGCTCGATGCTGGAATCGGTGCTGTCGTTCCTGCGCAACGACCGCAAGCTAGAGGAGATGACGCTGGTCGACATCGCGAGCACGCTGCACCTCGTCACCGACCAGTTCGCCGACATGGGACACAAGGTTAGCTACGAGGGTCCGCAGCACGCGATGGCGACGGCGCGGCCCGCCGACCTGCATCGCAGCATCACCAACCTGGTCGACAATGCCGTGCGCTTCGGCGGCGAAGTCGCCGTTCGCCTCGACGTCAAGACGGATCGCCTCGTCATCGACATCGAGGATGACGGCCCGGGCATTTCCGACGCGCACAAGGCGAGCGTGCTGGAGCCGTTCGTGCGCGGCGACCAGGCGCGCAACATGGACGAGGCCGAAGGCTTCGGCCTTGGCCTGTCGATCGCCAACGCCATCGTGCTCGCGCATGGCGGCACGCTGTCGTTGCACGATCGCAAGCCGCATGGCCTCGTGGTCCGGATCGAGCTGCCGGCGCGTCAGCAGCAGCTGCAATCGCCGCGGAAATCCGCAGCCTGA
- the thiC gene encoding phosphomethylpyrimidine synthase ThiC produces MNIRSNPDTTLPAVTTGSLPASRKIFATPAAAPDVRVPLREIILSEGAGEPNLPVYDTSGPYTDPAVTIDVNSGLPRNRLAWVKERGGVEEYEGRTIKPEDNGNVGASHAAKAFTAHHKPLRGLDGHRITQLEFARAGIITKEMIYVAERENLGRKQQLERAEAALADGESFGASVPAFITPEFVRDEIARGRAIIPSNINHAELEPMIIGRNFLTKINANIGNSAVTSSVEEEVDKMVWAIRWGADTVMDLSTGRNIHTTREWILRNSPVPIGTVPIYQALEKCEGDPVKLTWELYKDTLIEQCEQGVDYFTIHAGVRLSYIHLTANRVTGIVSRGGSIMAKWCLAHHKESFLYTHFDEICDLMRKYDVSFSLGDGLRPGSIADANDRAQFAELETLGELTKIAWDKGCQVMIEGPGHVPMHKIKINMDKQLKECGEAPFYTLGPLTTDIAPGYDHITSGIGAAMIGWFGCAMLCYVTPKEHLGLPDRNDVKVGVITYKIAAHAADLAKGHPAAQLRDDALSRARFDFRWQDQFNLGLDPETAKNFHDETLPKEAHKVAHFCSMCGPKFCSMKITQDVRDYAATLNDPTGVGASISGTIEDGMATMSAKFKEMGENLYLDADKVKESNRVL; encoded by the coding sequence ATGAACATCCGCTCCAACCCCGACACCACGCTCCCCGCCGTCACCACAGGCTCGCTGCCCGCCTCGCGCAAGATCTTCGCGACGCCCGCCGCCGCGCCGGACGTGCGCGTGCCGCTGCGCGAGATCATCCTGTCGGAAGGCGCCGGCGAGCCCAACCTGCCGGTCTACGACACCTCCGGCCCCTACACCGATCCGGCCGTGACGATCGACGTCAACAGCGGCCTACCGCGCAATCGCCTCGCTTGGGTCAAGGAGCGCGGCGGCGTCGAGGAGTATGAAGGCCGCACCATCAAGCCGGAGGACAACGGCAATGTCGGCGCATCCCACGCCGCCAAGGCGTTCACCGCGCATCACAAGCCCTTGCGCGGCCTCGACGGCCACAGGATCACCCAGCTCGAATTCGCCCGCGCCGGCATCATCACCAAGGAGATGATCTACGTCGCCGAGCGCGAGAATCTCGGCCGCAAGCAACAGCTCGAGCGCGCGGAAGCCGCGCTTGCCGACGGCGAAAGTTTTGGCGCCTCGGTGCCGGCCTTCATCACGCCGGAATTCGTCCGCGACGAGATCGCGCGCGGCCGCGCCATCATCCCGTCCAACATCAACCATGCCGAGCTCGAGCCGATGATCATCGGCCGCAACTTCCTGACCAAGATCAACGCCAATATCGGCAACTCGGCGGTGACCTCGTCGGTCGAGGAAGAGGTGGACAAGATGGTGTGGGCGATCCGCTGGGGCGCCGACACCGTGATGGACCTCTCGACCGGCCGCAACATCCACACCACCCGTGAATGGATTCTGCGCAATTCGCCGGTGCCGATTGGCACCGTTCCCATTTATCAGGCGCTGGAGAAGTGCGAAGGCGATCCGGTCAAGCTGACCTGGGAACTCTACAAGGACACCCTGATCGAGCAGTGCGAACAGGGCGTCGACTATTTCACCATCCACGCCGGCGTGCGGCTGTCCTACATCCACCTCACCGCCAACCGCGTCACCGGCATCGTGTCGCGCGGCGGCTCGATCATGGCGAAGTGGTGCCTCGCGCATCACAAGGAGAGCTTCCTCTACACCCATTTCGACGAGATTTGCGACCTCATGCGCAAGTATGACGTCTCGTTCTCGCTCGGCGACGGCCTGCGCCCCGGCTCGATCGCCGACGCCAACGACCGCGCCCAGTTCGCCGAACTGGAGACGCTCGGCGAATTGACGAAGATCGCGTGGGACAAGGGCTGCCAGGTCATGATCGAGGGCCCCGGCCACGTGCCGATGCACAAGATCAAGATCAACATGGACAAGCAGCTCAAGGAATGCGGCGAGGCGCCGTTCTATACGTTGGGCCCGCTGACCACCGACATCGCGCCGGGCTATGACCACATCACCTCGGGCATTGGTGCCGCGATGATCGGCTGGTTCGGCTGCGCGATGCTCTGCTACGTCACGCCGAAGGAGCATCTGGGCCTGCCCGACCGCAACGACGTCAAGGTCGGCGTCATCACCTACAAGATCGCGGCCCACGCGGCTGACTTGGCCAAGGGCCACCCCGCCGCGCAGCTCCGCGACGATGCGCTCTCCCGCGCCCGCTTCGACTTCCGCTGGCAGGACCAGTTCAACCTCGGCCTCGATCCCGAGACCGCGAAGAACTTCCACGACGAGACGCTGCCGAAGGAAGCCCACAAGGTCGCGCATTTCTGCTCGATGTGTGGCCCGAAATTCTGCTCGATGAAGATCACCCAGGACGTGCGGGATTACGCGGCGACGCTGAACGATCCGACCGGCGTCGGGGCGTCGATCTCAGGCACCATCGAGGACGGCATGGCGACGATGAGCGCCAAGTTCAAGGAGATGGGCGAGAACCTGTATCTCGATGCGGACAAGGTGAAGGAGAGCAATCGGGTGTTGTGA
- a CDS encoding thiazole synthase — translation MVNFYGKSFPSRLLIGTALYASPAIMQGAIRASGASIVTVSLRREAAGGKTGDAFWSLIRELGVTVLPNTAGCRSVREAVTTAKLARELFGTPWIKLEVIADNDTLQPDVVGLVEAATILVKDGFEVFPYCTEDLSVASRLVEAGCKVVMPWAAPIGSAKGITNRDALKLLRDRLPDITLVVDAGLGAPSHAAQALELGYDAVLLNTAVAKAADPVAMANAFRLGVEAGRTAYEAGLMEARDFASPSTPVVGTPFWHAVS, via the coding sequence ATGGTGAATTTCTACGGCAAATCCTTCCCCTCCCGCCTGCTGATCGGCACCGCGCTGTACGCCTCGCCCGCGATCATGCAGGGCGCAATCCGCGCCTCCGGCGCCAGCATCGTCACCGTATCACTCCGCCGAGAAGCCGCGGGCGGCAAGACCGGCGATGCATTCTGGTCGCTGATCCGCGAGCTCGGCGTCACCGTGCTGCCGAACACCGCGGGCTGCCGCAGCGTGCGCGAGGCGGTGACCACGGCAAAGCTGGCGCGCGAATTGTTCGGCACGCCCTGGATCAAGCTCGAGGTGATCGCGGACAACGACACGCTGCAGCCCGACGTGGTCGGCCTGGTCGAGGCCGCCACCATCCTGGTCAAGGACGGCTTTGAGGTGTTCCCCTATTGCACCGAGGATCTCTCGGTCGCATCGCGGCTGGTCGAGGCCGGCTGCAAGGTGGTGATGCCGTGGGCAGCGCCGATCGGAAGTGCAAAGGGCATCACCAACCGCGATGCGCTGAAACTGCTGCGCGACCGCCTGCCCGACATCACGCTGGTGGTCGACGCCGGACTTGGCGCGCCGTCGCATGCGGCGCAGGCGCTCGAGCTCGGCTATGACGCCGTGCTGCTCAACACCGCAGTGGCGAAAGCCGCCGATCCGGTCGCGATGGCCAATGCCTTCCGCCTCGGCGTCGAGGCCGGCCGCACCGCCTACGAAGCCGGGCTGATGGAAGCCCGCGATTTCGCCTCCCCCTCCACCCCTGTCGTTGGGACCCCGTTCTGGCATGCCGTATCCTGA
- a CDS encoding FAD-dependent oxidoreductase, with amino-acid sequence MYQTSRPRGDSPVSIIGAGITGAWHALLLAEAGRAVTLHERSDAAMTESTSHWAGGMLAPWCEEEAAEPVITRLGIRSLDLWRRHLPETPFNGSLVVTHPRDRADFERFARLTSGYRRLDAEGVRGLEPALEGRFREGLFYPEEGHVEPRRVLPRLHAAIAKAGGAIKFGSDAEADDLDGLVIDCRGLAARDREPSLRGVKGEMIVIETAEVELLRPVRLIHPRWPLYVIPRGDGRFMLGATSIEAEDNGVSVRSALELLGAAYVVHPAFGEARIVEFGAGLRPAFPDNLPKIRIEQERITVNGLYRHGFLLAPALAELTLGYLSRGEIDNEVMQCA; translated from the coding sequence ATGTATCAGACGTCAAGACCGCGGGGGGATTCCCCCGTCTCCATCATCGGCGCAGGCATAACCGGCGCCTGGCATGCGTTGTTGCTCGCAGAGGCCGGACGTGCCGTCACCCTGCATGAGCGGAGTGACGCTGCGATGACGGAATCCACAAGCCACTGGGCCGGCGGCATGCTGGCGCCCTGGTGCGAGGAGGAGGCAGCCGAGCCGGTGATCACCCGCCTCGGCATCCGCTCGCTCGATTTGTGGCGGCGGCATCTTCCGGAAACCCCCTTCAACGGTTCGCTGGTGGTGACGCATCCGCGCGACCGTGCCGATTTCGAGCGCTTTGCCCGCCTCACGTCAGGTTATCGCCGGCTCGACGCCGAGGGCGTCCGCGGACTCGAACCGGCGCTCGAGGGCCGCTTCCGTGAGGGCCTGTTCTATCCCGAAGAGGGTCATGTCGAGCCGCGCCGCGTGCTGCCGCGGCTGCATGCCGCGATCGCCAAGGCCGGCGGCGCCATCAAGTTCGGCAGCGACGCCGAGGCTGACGATCTCGACGGCCTCGTGATCGACTGCCGGGGACTGGCCGCGCGCGACCGCGAGCCGAGCCTGCGCGGCGTAAAGGGCGAGATGATCGTCATCGAGACTGCGGAGGTCGAATTGTTGCGCCCGGTGCGGCTGATCCATCCGCGCTGGCCGCTCTACGTGATCCCACGCGGCGACGGCCGCTTCATGCTGGGCGCGACCTCGATCGAGGCCGAGGACAACGGCGTCAGCGTGCGCTCTGCGCTGGAACTGCTGGGCGCCGCCTACGTGGTGCATCCGGCGTTCGGCGAAGCGCGCATCGTCGAATTCGGCGCCGGCCTGCGCCCGGCCTTCCCGGACAATCTGCCGAAAATCAGGATCGAGCAGGAACGCATCACGGTGAACGGACTCTACCGTCACGGCTTCCTGCTGGCGCCGGCGCTGGCCGAGCTGACGCTCGGCTATCTTTCGCGCGGCGAAATCGACAATGAGGTGATGCAATGCGCGTGA
- a CDS encoding response regulator: MTQAAPNILVVEDDRETRSLIAKYLRTNSCHVTTASDGREMAKAMTDHRVDLLVLDVMLPGEDGLSLCRKVRAESQTPIIMLTARGEDVDRILGLEMGADDYLAKPFNPRELLARINAVLRRQAAARNASAIEGATTLTFLGWRIDIRLRELRNPEGARVAMTSAEFDLLRTFCERPGRVLSRDSLLDLTQGRSAGSFERSIDVLVSRIRRKIEPDPQEATMIKTVRSGGYVFTPRVEAVSATNN, translated from the coding sequence ATGACCCAGGCTGCGCCCAATATCCTTGTCGTCGAGGACGATCGCGAGACGCGGTCCCTCATCGCAAAATATCTCCGTACCAATTCCTGTCATGTCACGACCGCCTCCGACGGCCGCGAGATGGCCAAGGCCATGACCGACCACCGGGTGGATCTCCTGGTGCTCGATGTCATGCTGCCCGGCGAGGACGGCCTCAGCCTGTGCCGCAAGGTGCGGGCGGAGTCGCAGACGCCGATCATCATGCTGACGGCGCGCGGCGAGGACGTCGACCGCATCCTCGGCCTCGAAATGGGCGCCGACGATTACCTGGCAAAGCCGTTCAACCCGCGCGAGCTGCTGGCGCGGATCAACGCGGTGCTGCGCCGGCAGGCCGCCGCGCGCAACGCCAGCGCGATCGAGGGCGCGACCACGCTGACCTTCCTCGGCTGGCGCATCGACATCCGCCTGCGCGAGCTGCGCAACCCGGAAGGCGCGCGCGTCGCCATGACCAGCGCCGAGTTCGACCTGCTGCGCACCTTCTGCGAACGGCCCGGCCGCGTGCTGTCGCGCGACAGCCTGCTCGACCTGACCCAGGGCCGCAGCGCCGGCTCGTTCGAACGTTCGATCGACGTGCTGGTCAGCCGTATCAGGCGCAAGATCGAGCCCGATCCGCAGGAAGCCACCATGATCAAGACGGTGCGCTCCGGCGGCTATGTGTTCACTCCGAGGGTGGAGGCGGTTTCCGCCACGAACAACTGA
- a CDS encoding thiamine phosphate synthase: MPYPDPFYPVVDSIKWVERLTKLGVGTIQLRAKELDDAGALQIVSDALAVTKGTGTKLVVNDYWRAAIVAGAEHLHLGQEDLADADLAEIRKARLTLGVSTHDDAELATALAAKPDYVALGPIFFTTLKSMRFEPQGIPKITEWKKRIGAIPLVAIGGIKFEHAAEIFAAGADSIAVVSDVTQNADPDARVRQWLGLSAEAA, from the coding sequence ATGCCGTATCCTGATCCGTTCTATCCCGTCGTCGACAGCATCAAATGGGTCGAGCGACTGACCAAGCTCGGCGTCGGCACCATCCAGCTGCGCGCGAAAGAGCTCGACGATGCCGGGGCGTTGCAGATCGTCAGCGATGCGCTGGCCGTGACCAAGGGCACGGGCACAAAACTCGTGGTCAACGATTACTGGCGCGCGGCGATCGTCGCCGGCGCCGAGCATCTGCATCTCGGCCAAGAAGACCTCGCCGATGCCGATCTCGCCGAGATCCGTAAAGCGCGGCTCACGCTCGGCGTCTCCACCCATGACGACGCCGAGCTTGCGACCGCGCTTGCCGCAAAGCCGGACTATGTCGCGCTCGGCCCGATCTTCTTCACCACGCTGAAGTCGATGCGGTTCGAGCCGCAGGGCATTCCGAAGATCACCGAGTGGAAGAAGCGGATCGGCGCGATCCCGCTTGTCGCGATCGGCGGCATCAAGTTCGAGCACGCGGCCGAGATCTTCGCCGCCGGCGCCGACTCGATCGCCGTCGTCAGTGACGTCACCCAGAACGCCGACCCCGACGCGCGGGTGCGGCAATGGCTCGGCCTCAGCGCGGAGGCCGCGTGA
- a CDS encoding lytic transglycosylase domain-containing protein — protein sequence MKTLQSLSYLAAAIAVLASCAGAHAQSRAQYEAMVAAEAQANLVPEELVHRVIVRESKYHPQLIGRGGTIGLMQIKLGTARGLGYTGTAEGLRDPGTNLKYGVKYLAGAYRAANGDHDRAVRYFAGGYYYVAKRQRGGHLKEATHGGAGAPPKELAKQEQLPADTAEPKPEPASK from the coding sequence ATGAAGACCCTTCAGAGCCTTAGCTACCTTGCCGCGGCCATCGCGGTGCTGGCGTCCTGCGCCGGCGCACATGCACAATCGCGGGCGCAATATGAGGCGATGGTGGCGGCCGAGGCGCAAGCCAACCTGGTGCCGGAAGAGCTGGTGCATCGCGTCATCGTCCGCGAGAGCAAGTACCATCCGCAGCTGATCGGGCGCGGCGGCACCATCGGACTGATGCAGATCAAGCTCGGCACCGCGCGCGGCCTCGGCTACACCGGTACCGCCGAGGGGCTGCGCGACCCCGGCACCAACCTCAAATACGGCGTCAAATACCTCGCCGGCGCCTATCGCGCCGCCAATGGCGACCACGACCGAGCCGTGCGTTATTTCGCGGGCGGGTATTACTACGTCGCAAAGCGGCAGCGCGGCGGTCACCTCAAGGAGGCGACACATGGCGGCGCGGGCGCGCCGCCGAAGGAGCTCGCCAAGCAAGAGCAATTGCCGGCTGATACCGCCGAGCCGAAGCCGGAACCAGCTTCCAAATAG
- the thiS gene encoding sulfur carrier protein ThiS has product MRVIVNGEQREISAVSVDALLAELDYEGTHFAIAVNYDVVPKGRWADTALKAGDEIEIITPRQGG; this is encoded by the coding sequence ATGCGCGTGATCGTCAACGGCGAGCAGCGGGAGATCAGCGCCGTCAGCGTCGACGCGCTGCTGGCCGAGCTCGACTACGAGGGCACGCATTTCGCGATCGCAGTGAACTACGACGTCGTGCCGAAGGGCCGCTGGGCCGACACCGCACTCAAGGCCGGCGACGAGATCGAGATCATCACGCCGCGGCAGGGAGGGTGA
- a CDS encoding PRC-barrel domain-containing protein, with the protein MLIKSIVAGAAGSALLATVAFAQAPTDKSDKMAPAASTTSQAPAASTSATSPTEFKGNWRASKVVGLSVYNDKNESVGSINDLLMEKGGTIKAVVIGVGGFLGVGEHLVAVPIDKVKFVNEPIAYTGASNTDSTTKSTTTTGAAPAAAASKPNPWYPDHAVFSATKDELKAMPEFKYSTD; encoded by the coding sequence ATGTTGATCAAATCCATCGTTGCCGGCGCGGCCGGCTCCGCACTGCTTGCGACCGTTGCGTTTGCGCAGGCGCCCACCGACAAGAGCGACAAGATGGCTCCTGCGGCGTCAACCACGTCGCAGGCTCCAGCTGCATCAACGTCGGCCACGTCGCCGACCGAATTCAAGGGCAACTGGCGCGCGTCGAAGGTCGTTGGACTGAGCGTGTACAACGACAAGAACGAGAGCGTCGGCTCGATCAATGATCTCTTGATGGAGAAGGGCGGTACCATCAAGGCCGTGGTGATCGGGGTCGGCGGCTTCCTCGGCGTCGGCGAGCATCTGGTCGCCGTGCCGATCGACAAGGTGAAATTCGTCAACGAGCCAATCGCCTATACCGGTGCCTCGAACACCGACAGCACGACCAAGTCGACCACCACAACGGGCGCGGCGCCCGCGGCGGCGGCGTCGAAGCCGAATCCCTGGTACCCGGATCACGCAGTGTTCAGCGCTACCAAGGATGAGCTGAAGGCGATGCCCGAGTTCAAGTACTCGACCGACTGA
- a CDS encoding PRC-barrel domain-containing protein, which translates to MVIEVKTRPHQLIASDRVEGTAVRRANGDMIGHIERLMIDKISGKVSYAVLSFGGFLGIGTNLLPLPWGRLHYNPKFEAYELDIEDDELKRAPSFRADKDFDWGDRSQEVELHRFYGVPPYWGGF; encoded by the coding sequence ATGGTCATCGAGGTCAAGACAAGGCCGCATCAGCTCATTGCAAGCGATCGCGTCGAGGGGACGGCGGTGCGCCGCGCCAATGGCGACATGATCGGCCACATCGAGCGGCTGATGATCGACAAGATCTCCGGCAAGGTGTCGTACGCGGTGCTGAGCTTCGGCGGCTTCCTCGGCATCGGAACCAACCTGCTTCCGCTGCCGTGGGGCCGGTTGCACTACAACCCGAAGTTCGAGGCCTACGAGCTCGATATCGAGGACGACGAGCTGAAGCGTGCACCGTCGTTCCGCGCCGACAAGGATTTCGATTGGGGCGATCGCTCGCAGGAAGTCGAGCTGCATCGCTTCTACGGTGTGCCGCCCTATTGGGGCGGCTTTTGA